CGCTAGGGGCGCCTCCGGAAGGGGGCTGAGATGGACGTGTGGCCGCGTCCGATCCCTTTGAACCTGAACCGGTTAGCACCGGCGGAGGGAAGCGGTGTGGGCGCTCCATGCTCCCGTCCCGACTCCCATCCGTTCTCACGAGGAGCCGTCCGATGAGTGGAGCGTCCAAGAGTCTGAAGGTCGATGGGAAGGTGCTGGAGGGGATCAGCCGCGGCCCGCTTCCCGCCTCACGCAAGGTCTATGTGCCTGGGTCCCTGCACCCCGACCTCCGCGTCCCCCTGCGCGAAATCGCCCAGACACCCACGCGTCACCACGGCCACGCCGGCCCGGAGACCGCCAACCCCCCCGTCCACGTCTACGACTCCAGCGGTCCCTACACCGACCCCTCCGCTGACATCGACCTGCGCCGGGGCCTGCCCGCTGTCCGCGAGAACTGGATCCGCGCCCGCAGCGACACGGACGAACTGGACGGCATCACGTCGGAATACGGCCGCGCCCGCGAAGCCGACCCGCGCCTCAACGGTCTGCGCTTCAGCCACATCCGCAAGCCCCGCGTCGCGAAGGCCGGCGCCAACGTCAGCCAGATGCACTACGCCCGCAAGGGCATCATCACGCCGGAGATGGAATACGTCGCCGTGCGCGAGAACCAGAAGCTCGACGCTTCACTCGCCGCCCAGCACCCCGGCCACTCCTGGGGCGCCGCGATTCCGCGCGTGATTACGCCGGAGTTCGTGCGCGATGAAATCGCCCGGGGTCGGGCCATCATCCCCGCGAACATCAACCACCCGGAGCTGGAGCCGATGATCATCGGCCGCAACTTCCTGGTGAAGATCAACGCCAACATCGGCAACTCCGCCGTCACGTCCTCCATCGAGGAGGAAGTGGAGAAGATGGTCTGGTCCATCCGCTGGGGCGCGGACACCGTCATGGACCTGTCCACCGGCCGCAACATCCACGAGACGCGCGAGTGGATCCTCCGCAACGCGCCCGTGCCCATCGGCACCGTGCCCATCTACCAGGCGCTGGAGAAGGTGAACGGCAAGGCCGAAGAGCTCACCTGGGCCATCTTCCGCGACACGCTCATCGAACAGGCCGAGCAGGGCGTGGACTACTTCACCATCCACGCGGGCGTGCGCCTCCAGTACGTGCCGCTCACCGCGAAGCGCCTCACCGGCATCGTCAGCCGCGGCGGCTCCATCCTCGCCAAGTGGTGCCTGGCCCACCACCAGGAGAACTTCCTCTACACGCACTTCGAGGAGATCTGCGAGATCATGAAGGCGTACGACGTCAGCTTCAGCCTGGGTGACGGCCTGCGCCCCGGCTCCATCGCGGACGCCAACGACGCCGCGCAGTTCGGCGAGCTGGAGACGCTGGGCGAGCTGACCAAGGTGGCCTGGAAGCACGACGTGCAGGTGATGATCGAAGGCCCCGGCCACGTCCCCATGCACCTCATCCAGGAGAACATGACGAAGCAGCTCGCCGTGTGCCACGAGGCGCCGTTCTACACGCTGGGGCCCCTCACCACGGACATCGCGCCGGGATACGACCATTTCACCAGCGGCATTGGCGCGGCGATGATCGGTTGGTTCGGCACGGCGATGCTCTGCTACGTGACGCCCAAGGAGCACCTGGGCCTGCCCGACCGTGACGACGTGAAGGAGGGTGTCATCACGTACAAGATCGCGGCCCACGCCGCGGACCTGGCCAAGGGCCACCCGGGCGCGCAGGCTCGCGACAACGCCCTGTCCAAGGCGCGCTTCGAGTTCCGCTGGGAGGATCAGTTCAACCTGTCCCTGGACCCCGAGCGCGCCCGCGCCTTCCACGACGAGACGCTCCCCGCCGAAGGCGCCAAGGTCGCGCACTTCTGCTCCATGTGCGGCCCGCACTTCTGCTCCATGAAGATCACCCAGGACGTGCGCGACTACGCGGACAAGGTCGGCGTCAACGAGACCCAGGCCCTGGAGCAGGGGCTGAAGGACAAGAGCGAGGAATTCAAGAAGGCGGGACACGAGCTGTACCGCTGACGCTCGCCGGTGGACGGGGCTTGCAGGCTCGGCCCCTGTCCGCTGGATGACAGGCACCGACACGGCATGTCATGGTGCGCTCATCTGGGCGCACCCGTCGCGCCCCACTCAGTTTGGGAGGGCGTTTCATGGAGCCAGGTCAGCGCGAGGATCAGCAGTTCGGCACGTTCATCACCGGCTCGCCGACGGCGACCCAGGATGAGAAGACGATGGGGATGTTGGCCCATCTGGGCTCCATCGCCGGCCTCATCGTGGGCGCGGGCTTCCTGGGCTGGGCGGTGCCGCTGTTCCTGATGCTGGCCAAGGGCAAGGAGTCGTCCTTCATCCGCGCGCACGCGGTGGAGTCGCTCAACTTCCAGATCACCACGACCATCGGCATGGCCATCTCCGGCATCCTGGTGTGCGCGCTGGGCCTGGGCGTCGTCACGGGCGCCATCGTCTTCCTGGCGTCGCTGGTGTTCAGCGTCATCGCCGGCCTGAAGGCCAACGACGGCGAGCTGTACCGCTACCCCGTGAACATCCGGCTGGTGAAGTAGCCCTCAGCCGCCAATGCCCATCATGGGCAGGAGCGTGGCGCCGTTTCCGGCCTCCGTGAAGCGGTGCCCCTCTGGCTTCTCACCGAGCGCGCGGCGCACGGCCACGGCCAGCTCCTCGTCCGTCGCGCCGCCCCGGATAAGCTGATGCAGCGGCGCCTGCGCCCGGCCGCCCAGACAGCTGCGCAGGTCGCCGTTGGACGCCACCCGCACCCGGTTGCAGCCGCCGCAGAAGTTCTGCGTCAGCGGGGAGATGAACCCCACGCGCCCGCTGTCCGTGCTCCAGTAGCGAGCCGGCCCGGAAGTGGGCGACGCGGCGCTCTCCGGTGGCTCCTCGGTGAGGACGCGGCCTGAGGCAGCCAGGCGCTCCAGCAGCTCCGCCGTGGGCACGGGCGTGCCCTGACCAAAGGGCATCAGCTCGATGAAGCGCGGGGTGATGCCGCGCGCGTGCGCGTACTTCACCAGCTCCGGCACCTCCGCGTCGTTGATGCCGCGCATCACCACGACGTTGAGCTTCAGCGACTGGTAGCCCGCGCCCGCCGCCGCGTCGATGCCACGCAGCACCGCGTCGAAGTCGCCTTGCTTGGAGATGCGCCGGAACACCTCCGCGGACAGCGTGTCCAGGCTCAGGTTGAGCTGGGTGACGCCCGCATCGCGCAGCGGCCCGGCCAGCGACTCCAGGCGGCTCGCGTTGGTGGTGATGGCCAGGTGCTCCACGCCGGACACAGCGGCGATGCGTTGCGCGATGTCGAGGATGTCCGGCCGGGCGAGCGGCTCGCCGCCTGTCAGGCGCACGCGGCGGATGCCCATGCGCGCGAAGACGGAGACGATGCGCTCGAACTCGCCCGCGTCGAGCAGGTCCTTCTTCCCGCCCCACGACGCGGGCGAGCAGTAGGTGCAGCGGAAGTTGCAGCGGTCCGTGACGCTCAGCCGCAGGTACGTCATGCGCCGCCCCTGCGCGTCACACAGCGGCGGGGCGAGCGGATTGGAAGCGGGCAGGGGGGCGGTCATCGCGGGGCCTTCCGCCTTCATGGATAGCAACCCCCGCGCGGAAAGGCACCGCTTCCCGCGGTCCGTCTCAGCCTTCGGTCCCGGAGGCTGAACGGATGGCGACGGGCGGCGCGCCAATGGGCGTGGCCGTGCTGCCCACCGGCGGGGAGTCTGGCTCGTCGTCCAGGTCGGTGAGCCGCGCCAGCTCGGCTTCGGACTCGGCGGCGTCCGCGGCGGCCTGCATCGGGTTGAGCTTCTTCTCCGCCATCTCCTTCTTGATGCGGATGAGGCCCTCTTCGCCGATGTCCAGGAACGCCTTCACGACGTCCGGGTCGAACTGCGTGTTGGCGCAGCGCTTGATCTCCTGGATGGCGTTCGCGAACGTCGTGCCCTTGCGGTACGGCCGGTCGCTCGTCATCGCGTCCAGCGTGTCCGCCACCGCGAAGATGCGCGCGCCGATGTGGATCTCATTGCGCTGGAGGTTGCGGGGGTAGCCCGCGCCGTCGAAGCGCTCCTGGTGCGACAGG
The sequence above is a segment of the Corallococcus exiguus genome. Coding sequences within it:
- the thiC gene encoding phosphomethylpyrimidine synthase ThiC, whose translation is MSGASKSLKVDGKVLEGISRGPLPASRKVYVPGSLHPDLRVPLREIAQTPTRHHGHAGPETANPPVHVYDSSGPYTDPSADIDLRRGLPAVRENWIRARSDTDELDGITSEYGRAREADPRLNGLRFSHIRKPRVAKAGANVSQMHYARKGIITPEMEYVAVRENQKLDASLAAQHPGHSWGAAIPRVITPEFVRDEIARGRAIIPANINHPELEPMIIGRNFLVKINANIGNSAVTSSIEEEVEKMVWSIRWGADTVMDLSTGRNIHETREWILRNAPVPIGTVPIYQALEKVNGKAEELTWAIFRDTLIEQAEQGVDYFTIHAGVRLQYVPLTAKRLTGIVSRGGSILAKWCLAHHQENFLYTHFEEICEIMKAYDVSFSLGDGLRPGSIADANDAAQFGELETLGELTKVAWKHDVQVMIEGPGHVPMHLIQENMTKQLAVCHEAPFYTLGPLTTDIAPGYDHFTSGIGAAMIGWFGTAMLCYVTPKEHLGLPDRDDVKEGVITYKIAAHAADLAKGHPGAQARDNALSKARFEFRWEDQFNLSLDPERARAFHDETLPAEGAKVAHFCSMCGPHFCSMKITQDVRDYADKVGVNETQALEQGLKDKSEEFKKAGHELYR
- a CDS encoding DUF4870 domain-containing protein, which translates into the protein MEPGQREDQQFGTFITGSPTATQDEKTMGMLAHLGSIAGLIVGAGFLGWAVPLFLMLAKGKESSFIRAHAVESLNFQITTTIGMAISGILVCALGLGVVTGAIVFLASLVFSVIAGLKANDGELYRYPVNIRLVK
- the moaA gene encoding GTP 3',8-cyclase MoaA, which produces MTAPLPASNPLAPPLCDAQGRRMTYLRLSVTDRCNFRCTYCSPASWGGKKDLLDAGEFERIVSVFARMGIRRVRLTGGEPLARPDILDIAQRIAAVSGVEHLAITTNASRLESLAGPLRDAGVTQLNLSLDTLSAEVFRRISKQGDFDAVLRGIDAAAGAGYQSLKLNVVVMRGINDAEVPELVKYAHARGITPRFIELMPFGQGTPVPTAELLERLAASGRVLTEEPPESAASPTSGPARYWSTDSGRVGFISPLTQNFCGGCNRVRVASNGDLRSCLGGRAQAPLHQLIRGGATDEELAVAVRRALGEKPEGHRFTEAGNGATLLPMMGIGG